From Chengkuizengella sediminis, one genomic window encodes:
- the acpS gene encoding holo-ACP synthase, with amino-acid sequence MIYGIGNDLIEISRVENVVNKNHGKKFVDRILTPQEKNIYMKREKNSVEFVAGRFAAKEAVVKALGCGIGKKIGFQDINIVPNELGKPICHISGQILEDLGVFESKIHISITHSATMAAAFAVVEV; translated from the coding sequence ATGATATATGGTATTGGTAATGATCTAATTGAAATATCAAGGGTAGAAAATGTCGTAAATAAAAATCATGGCAAAAAATTTGTAGATCGCATTTTAACTCCACAGGAAAAAAACATATACATGAAACGTGAAAAAAACAGCGTGGAATTTGTCGCTGGAAGATTCGCAGCTAAGGAAGCGGTTGTAAAAGCTTTAGGGTGTGGTATCGGAAAAAAAATTGGTTTTCAAGACATAAACATCGTACCCAATGAATTAGGGAAACCAATATGTCATATTTCGGGTCAAATTCTAGAGGATTTAGGTGTTTTCGAATCAAAAATACATATCAGTATTACACATAGTGCTACGATGGCAGCAGCATTTGCTGTAGTTGAAGTCTAG
- the nadE gene encoding ammonia-dependent NAD(+) synthetase, with protein MSLQREIIASLGVQPEIDVDQEIRKRVNFLKDYILRSNTTGLLIAISGGVDSAVTTGLCKMATDELAEETGKPYETLGVFQPYGEQEDIEDSYAVAKAFQLKSATETNIEEAVDEVAIEVEYALKNLGDSRHISIKGKGNVKARTRMVMQYALAFERNLLVVGTDHASEALTGFFTKYGDGAVDITPLSTLSKRQVRMLANKLGVPKTVIEKAPTAGLWAGQTDETELGITYEQNSDFLEGKEVDPKVREKLEQLYKNTEHKRNLIPGI; from the coding sequence ATGAGTTTACAAAGAGAAATCATAGCTTCGCTTGGTGTCCAACCTGAGATTGATGTCGATCAGGAAATACGAAAAAGAGTAAACTTTTTAAAAGATTACATATTAAGGTCAAATACGACAGGGTTATTGATTGCGATTAGTGGTGGAGTGGATAGTGCTGTTACCACAGGTTTGTGTAAAATGGCAACAGATGAATTAGCTGAAGAAACAGGAAAACCATATGAAACACTAGGTGTTTTTCAACCGTATGGTGAGCAAGAAGATATAGAAGATAGTTATGCAGTTGCAAAAGCCTTTCAGTTAAAGTCTGCGACAGAAACAAATATTGAAGAAGCTGTTGACGAAGTTGCTATTGAAGTAGAATATGCTTTGAAAAATTTAGGGGATTCTAGACATATAAGTATTAAAGGGAAAGGAAATGTGAAAGCAAGGACCCGCATGGTGATGCAATATGCATTAGCATTTGAGAGGAATTTATTGGTTGTCGGTACGGATCACGCATCTGAGGCACTAACGGGATTTTTCACTAAGTATGGGGATGGAGCCGTAGACATTACTCCGTTAAGCACATTATCTAAAAGGCAAGTAAGAATGTTAGCAAATAAATTAGGTGTTCCCAAAACGGTGATTGAAAAAGCACCTACTGCGGGTTTATGGGCAGGACAAACCGATGAAACTGAGTTAGGTATTACTTATGAACAGAATAGTGATTTTCTTGAAGGAAAAGAAGTAGATCCTAAAGTTAGAGAAAAATTGGAACAGTTGTATAAAAACACAGAACATAAAAGAAATCTGATTCCAGGAATTTAG
- a CDS encoding BrxA/BrxB family bacilliredoxin — MSMSFDMYMNDVIQPMRDELTKIGVKELRTAEEVEGNFEEYKSGTSLVVVNSVCGCAAGLCRPGVALALNHEKIPNNLFTVFAGQDKEATAKAREYFAPYPPSSPSIALMKDGELVHFIERHQIEDHSAEQIAKNLTDAFDQYCD; from the coding sequence ATGTCTATGTCTTTTGATATGTATATGAATGATGTTATACAACCGATGCGTGATGAGCTTACAAAAATAGGTGTAAAGGAGCTTAGAACGGCTGAGGAAGTTGAGGGGAATTTTGAAGAATATAAAAGTGGTACCTCACTTGTAGTAGTGAATTCAGTTTGCGGTTGTGCGGCTGGACTTTGTAGACCTGGTGTTGCGCTTGCTTTAAACCACGAGAAAATACCGAACAATTTATTTACTGTTTTTGCAGGTCAAGATAAAGAAGCTACGGCAAAAGCACGTGAATACTTTGCTCCATACCCACCGTCTTCACCTTCTATCGCTTTGATGAAGGATGGGGAATTAGTTCATTTTATTGAAAGACATCAAATTGAAGATCATTCTGCTGAGCAGATTGCTAAAAACTTAACGGATGCTTTTGATCAATATTGTGATTAA
- a CDS encoding DUF3905 domain-containing protein produces the protein MANKKKKSQNQTNLSQENQQSQKQFDLDPYEINFLPQFKKGKEPKGTFVNKHGVIIGDHEYESPNSPLTKWTEETDPEIMAGDEWVHPYKDIGFQTEQNKDYFEKGIEPEEGLFTHPDKDVSFEPPIHSKEEGNKSDSNENGK, from the coding sequence ATGGCTAATAAAAAGAAAAAGAGTCAAAATCAAACGAATTTGAGTCAAGAAAATCAACAGAGTCAGAAGCAATTTGATCTAGATCCTTATGAAATTAATTTTCTTCCTCAATTTAAAAAAGGTAAAGAACCCAAAGGAACTTTTGTAAATAAACATGGAGTGATCATTGGTGACCACGAATATGAATCTCCAAATTCCCCTTTAACTAAGTGGACGGAAGAAACCGATCCTGAAATTATGGCAGGGGATGAGTGGGTGCATCCATATAAGGATATTGGTTTTCAAACGGAACAAAATAAAGATTATTTTGAGAAGGGTATCGAACCAGAAGAGGGTTTATTTACCCACCCTGATAAAGATGTCTCGTTTGAACCTCCTATCCACAGTAAAGAGGAAGGGAATAAATCAGATTCGAATGAGAACGGAAAATAG
- the mgrA gene encoding L-glyceraldehyde 3-phosphate reductase, producing MTYIASNNRYSEMKYNFCGRSGLKLPVISLGLWHNFGGVDTYENSKSILLSAFDLGITHFDLANNYGPPPGSAEETLGQVLKSDLANYRDELIISTKAGYGMWEGPYGEWGSKKYLISSLDQSLKRMGLNYVDIFYSHRFDPDTPLEETMGALDQVVRQGKALYVGISNYGAEETKKAIRILNELGTPLLIHQPNYSMFNRWIEDGLQDVLKEGGVGSIAFGPLAQGMLTNRYLGGIPSDSRAAKEESIFLNKGDVTEEKINKVQRLNEMATNRGQSLAQMSLAWVLRGGRVTTALIGASKVSQIEENVKTMNNLEFSSEELNKIEDILKG from the coding sequence ATGACATACATAGCAAGTAATAACAGATATTCCGAAATGAAATACAATTTCTGTGGTCGTTCAGGATTGAAACTACCCGTTATTTCTTTAGGTTTATGGCACAACTTCGGTGGAGTAGACACTTATGAAAATTCGAAATCAATTTTACTTAGTGCATTCGATCTAGGTATTACTCATTTTGATTTAGCAAATAATTACGGTCCTCCTCCGGGATCGGCGGAAGAAACACTGGGTCAAGTCTTAAAATCTGATCTAGCAAATTACCGAGATGAGCTAATCATTTCAACAAAAGCTGGTTACGGAATGTGGGAAGGCCCTTACGGTGAATGGGGTTCTAAAAAATACTTAATCAGCAGCTTAGACCAAAGCTTAAAAAGAATGGGGTTAAACTATGTAGATATTTTCTACAGCCACAGATTTGATCCAGATACACCTTTAGAAGAAACGATGGGAGCTCTTGATCAAGTAGTTAGACAAGGAAAAGCACTCTATGTCGGTATTTCAAATTATGGTGCAGAAGAGACGAAGAAAGCCATTCGTATTCTTAACGAATTAGGAACACCCTTATTAATTCACCAACCAAATTATTCTATGTTTAACCGTTGGATTGAAGACGGACTTCAAGATGTACTTAAAGAAGGTGGAGTTGGTTCCATCGCTTTTGGACCCTTAGCACAAGGTATGCTTACGAATCGTTACCTTGGAGGCATTCCATCTGACTCTAGAGCAGCAAAAGAAGAAAGCATTTTCTTAAATAAAGGAGATGTTACTGAAGAAAAAATTAATAAAGTACAACGATTAAATGAAATGGCTACAAACCGTGGACAAAGCTTAGCACAAATGTCATTAGCTTGGGTACTACGTGGAGGACGTGTTACAACCGCACTTATTGGAGCAAGTAAAGTAAGTCAGATTGAAGAAAACGTAAAAACAATGAATAACCTTGAATTCAGTAGTGAAGAATTAAATAAGATTGAGGATATTTTAAAAGGATAA
- a CDS encoding NAD(P)/FAD-dependent oxidoreductase codes for MSYDVIVIGGGPAGLMASISASENGAKVLLVDKGNKLGRKLAISGGGRCNVTNAHEVDEIIKNIPGNGRFLHSAFSNFNNQDIIQFFEKLGIQLKEEDRGRMFPVSDKAMTVVRTLINKAEKLGVNIKTNSPVKRVIYADQHTKGIELQTGEKIKSNSVIIAAGGKSVPHTGSTGDGYVWAEDAGHTITELYPTEVPITSNEPFIQKKELQGLSLRNIELTVWNPKNKKVITHEGDMIFTHFGISGPVALRCSQFIIKTMKKFKINQIQMSIDLFPKQSEEQLLKTIKNIGENEPKKQIKNLLKKILPERIIPLLLKKADIQDECIFNNVANSNWLEFISTLKKFSFYVKGTRSIEEAFVTGGGVHLKEIHPKTMQSKLMNGLFFCGEILDIHGYTGGYNITAAFVTGQTAGKHAAEKTITV; via the coding sequence ATGTCTTATGATGTTATTGTAATTGGCGGAGGTCCTGCTGGTTTAATGGCTAGTATTTCTGCTAGCGAAAATGGAGCTAAGGTATTACTGGTTGACAAAGGAAATAAGTTAGGCAGAAAGTTAGCCATTTCTGGAGGCGGCAGATGTAACGTCACAAACGCCCATGAAGTTGACGAAATTATAAAAAACATTCCTGGTAACGGACGTTTCTTACATAGTGCGTTTTCAAATTTTAATAATCAAGATATCATACAATTTTTCGAAAAGTTAGGGATTCAGTTAAAAGAAGAAGATCGAGGCAGAATGTTTCCTGTCTCAGATAAAGCAATGACCGTTGTACGTACCTTGATCAATAAAGCAGAAAAACTAGGTGTAAATATAAAAACCAATTCGCCTGTCAAACGAGTCATTTACGCTGATCAGCACACAAAAGGAATTGAATTACAGACAGGTGAAAAAATAAAAAGCAACTCTGTCATCATTGCAGCAGGAGGAAAATCTGTTCCACATACAGGTTCTACTGGGGATGGTTATGTTTGGGCAGAAGATGCAGGCCATACGATTACTGAATTGTATCCTACAGAAGTCCCTATCACATCAAACGAACCCTTTATTCAAAAAAAAGAACTACAAGGGCTATCCTTAAGGAATATTGAGCTCACCGTCTGGAATCCTAAAAACAAAAAGGTAATCACTCATGAAGGGGACATGATTTTCACCCACTTTGGCATTTCTGGACCCGTGGCTTTGCGATGCAGTCAATTTATCATAAAAACAATGAAAAAGTTTAAAATAAATCAAATACAAATGTCTATAGATCTATTCCCTAAGCAATCTGAAGAGCAACTGCTCAAAACGATTAAAAATATTGGGGAAAATGAACCAAAGAAGCAAATCAAAAACTTACTTAAAAAAATATTACCTGAACGTATCATCCCCTTATTGTTAAAAAAAGCAGATATTCAAGATGAGTGCATTTTCAACAATGTGGCTAATTCTAACTGGTTAGAATTCATTTCCACACTAAAGAAGTTTAGCTTTTATGTAAAAGGGACACGTTCAATTGAAGAAGCTTTTGTGACTGGTGGGGGAGTGCATCTAAAAGAGATACATCCAAAAACGATGCAATCAAAATTGATGAACGGATTATTTTTTTGCGGTGAAATATTGGATATCCATGGTTACACTGGAGGGTACAATATTACGGCTGCTTTTGTCACAGGACAAACCGCTGGCAAACATGCAGCAGAAAAAACAATAACTGTATAG